The Prunus persica cultivar Lovell chromosome G7, Prunus_persica_NCBIv2, whole genome shotgun sequence genome has a segment encoding these proteins:
- the LOC18771312 gene encoding calmodulin-binding receptor-like cytoplasmic kinase 3 isoform X2, whose amino-acid sequence MFHHLFIQKMEIEHIIPFRTAITMLSLLLLVKLPAISSSGVVIQSKVCSDHLAYSKSYGHELYYINGNSVEKAVFCTALETYYANGCILEGYLGINHCVSDFSLVGSHLRTGRKLLQKESRDKTTSNDREEKNGVASVSMTKKVGMAVGAMSLLCCVFMCPCFYKKRREAAHKVLAKDPNSMDSASSFEVNSAPEKIPASPLRVPPSPRFSISPKLSRLGSVHLSLSQIAKATRNFSQSQQVGEGGFGTVYRARLDDGQLVSIKRAKKEHFENLETEFSSEVELLAKIDHRNLVKLLGYVDEGNERLIITEYVPNGTLREHLDGQHGKILEFNQRLEIAIDVAHALTYLHLYAEKQIIHRDVKSSNVLLTESMRAKVADFGFARLGPVDSEQTHISTKVKGTVGYLDPEYMKTYQLTPKSDVYSFGILLIEIITGRRPVELKRSVEERVTLRWAFKKMNEGRTVELVDPALEKVVDAEVLVKIFDLAIQCAAPVRADRPDMKSVGEQLWTIRADYLRSVKKG is encoded by the exons ATGTTTCATCATCTTTTCATtcagaaaatggaaattgaGCACATTATTCCGTTCCGAACGGCCATCACTATGTTGAGTCTGTTGCTTCTGGTGAAATTGCCAGCAATCTCTTCCTCTGGGGTTGTTATACAGTCAAAGGTTTGCAGTGATCACTTGGCCTATTCAAAATCTTATGGTCATGAACTGTATTACATAAATGGGAATTCAGTAGAGAAAGCTGTATTCTGTACGGCACTTGAGACATACTATGCAAATGGTTGCATTTTGGAGGGTTACCTTGGCATTAACCATTGTGTATCAGACTTTTCACTAG TTGGTTCTCACTTGAGGACAGGAAGGAAACTTTTGCAGAAGGAGTCAAGGGATAAAACCACGTCCAACgatagagaagaaaagaacgggGTTGCATCTGTATCCATGACCAAAAAAGTTGGAATGGCAGTAGGTGCAAtgtctttgttatgttgtgtTTTCATGTGTCCCTGCTTTTAtaagaaaaggagagaagcTGCTCACAAAGTTCTTGCTAAGGACCCAAATTCAA TGGATTCAGCTTCTTCTTTTGAAGTGAATTCTGCTCCTGAAAAGATCCCAGCTAGTCCGCTTCGTGTGCCACCTAGTCCtagattttcaatttctccaaAACTCAGTAGACTTGGATCAGTACATCTCAGTTTGAGTCAGATTGCCAAAGCAACCCGCAACTTCTCTCAATCACAACAAGTAGGTGAAGGAGGTTTTGGAACTGTCTACAGAGCCCGGCTAGACGATGGCCAATTGGTTTCTATAAAACGAGCTAAGAAG GAACACTTCGAGAATTTGGAAACTGAATTCAGTAGTGAAGTTGAACTTCTGGCCAAAATTGATCATCGGAATCTTGTAAAGCTACTAGGTTATGTTGATGAAGGAAATGAGCGTCTTATCATTACAGAGTATGTGCCAAATGGTACTCTTAGAGAACATTTGGATG GTCAGCACGGGAAAATCCTAGAGTTCAATCAGCGACTTGAAATTGCTATTGATGTTGCTCATGCCTTAACCTATCTTCATCTATATGCAG AAAAGCAAATCATTCATCGAGATGTGAAGTCGTCCAACGTTCTTCTGACAGAAAGCATGAGAGCGAAAGTGGCTGATTTCGGATTTGCAAGGCTTGGTCCGGTGGACTCGGAACAAACACACATTTCAACCAAAGTGAAAGGAACTGTCGGTTACCTCGACCCTGAGTATATGAAAACCTATCAACTCACCCCCAAGAGTGATGTTTACTCATTTGGGATATTACTTATAGAAATCATAACTGGCCGTCGTCCAGTGGAGTTGAAAAGATCTGTTGAAGAGCGGGTGACACTCAGATGG GCCTTCAAGAAGATGAATGAAGGAAGGACGGTGGAATTGGTTGATCCTGCATTGGAGAAAGTTGTAGATGCAGAGGTACTGGTGAAAATTTTTGATTTGGCTATCCAGTGTGCTGCCCCCGTTCGAGCTGATCGGCCAGACATGAAATCAGTGGGAGAGCAGTTGTGGACAATAAGAGCAGACTATCTTAGAAGTGTCAAGAAAGGCTAG
- the LOC18771312 gene encoding calmodulin-binding receptor-like cytoplasmic kinase 3 isoform X1: protein MFHHLFIQKMEIEHIIPFRTAITMLSLLLLVKLPAISSSGVVIQSKVCSDHLAYSKSYGHELYYINGNSVEKAVFCTALETYYANGCILEGYLGINHCVSDFSLAFAVGSHLRTGRKLLQKESRDKTTSNDREEKNGVASVSMTKKVGMAVGAMSLLCCVFMCPCFYKKRREAAHKVLAKDPNSMDSASSFEVNSAPEKIPASPLRVPPSPRFSISPKLSRLGSVHLSLSQIAKATRNFSQSQQVGEGGFGTVYRARLDDGQLVSIKRAKKEHFENLETEFSSEVELLAKIDHRNLVKLLGYVDEGNERLIITEYVPNGTLREHLDGQHGKILEFNQRLEIAIDVAHALTYLHLYAEKQIIHRDVKSSNVLLTESMRAKVADFGFARLGPVDSEQTHISTKVKGTVGYLDPEYMKTYQLTPKSDVYSFGILLIEIITGRRPVELKRSVEERVTLRWAFKKMNEGRTVELVDPALEKVVDAEVLVKIFDLAIQCAAPVRADRPDMKSVGEQLWTIRADYLRSVKKG from the exons ATGTTTCATCATCTTTTCATtcagaaaatggaaattgaGCACATTATTCCGTTCCGAACGGCCATCACTATGTTGAGTCTGTTGCTTCTGGTGAAATTGCCAGCAATCTCTTCCTCTGGGGTTGTTATACAGTCAAAGGTTTGCAGTGATCACTTGGCCTATTCAAAATCTTATGGTCATGAACTGTATTACATAAATGGGAATTCAGTAGAGAAAGCTGTATTCTGTACGGCACTTGAGACATACTATGCAAATGGTTGCATTTTGGAGGGTTACCTTGGCATTAACCATTGTGTATCAGACTTTTCACTAG CTTTTGCAGTTGGTTCTCACTTGAGGACAGGAAGGAAACTTTTGCAGAAGGAGTCAAGGGATAAAACCACGTCCAACgatagagaagaaaagaacgggGTTGCATCTGTATCCATGACCAAAAAAGTTGGAATGGCAGTAGGTGCAAtgtctttgttatgttgtgtTTTCATGTGTCCCTGCTTTTAtaagaaaaggagagaagcTGCTCACAAAGTTCTTGCTAAGGACCCAAATTCAA TGGATTCAGCTTCTTCTTTTGAAGTGAATTCTGCTCCTGAAAAGATCCCAGCTAGTCCGCTTCGTGTGCCACCTAGTCCtagattttcaatttctccaaAACTCAGTAGACTTGGATCAGTACATCTCAGTTTGAGTCAGATTGCCAAAGCAACCCGCAACTTCTCTCAATCACAACAAGTAGGTGAAGGAGGTTTTGGAACTGTCTACAGAGCCCGGCTAGACGATGGCCAATTGGTTTCTATAAAACGAGCTAAGAAG GAACACTTCGAGAATTTGGAAACTGAATTCAGTAGTGAAGTTGAACTTCTGGCCAAAATTGATCATCGGAATCTTGTAAAGCTACTAGGTTATGTTGATGAAGGAAATGAGCGTCTTATCATTACAGAGTATGTGCCAAATGGTACTCTTAGAGAACATTTGGATG GTCAGCACGGGAAAATCCTAGAGTTCAATCAGCGACTTGAAATTGCTATTGATGTTGCTCATGCCTTAACCTATCTTCATCTATATGCAG AAAAGCAAATCATTCATCGAGATGTGAAGTCGTCCAACGTTCTTCTGACAGAAAGCATGAGAGCGAAAGTGGCTGATTTCGGATTTGCAAGGCTTGGTCCGGTGGACTCGGAACAAACACACATTTCAACCAAAGTGAAAGGAACTGTCGGTTACCTCGACCCTGAGTATATGAAAACCTATCAACTCACCCCCAAGAGTGATGTTTACTCATTTGGGATATTACTTATAGAAATCATAACTGGCCGTCGTCCAGTGGAGTTGAAAAGATCTGTTGAAGAGCGGGTGACACTCAGATGG GCCTTCAAGAAGATGAATGAAGGAAGGACGGTGGAATTGGTTGATCCTGCATTGGAGAAAGTTGTAGATGCAGAGGTACTGGTGAAAATTTTTGATTTGGCTATCCAGTGTGCTGCCCCCGTTCGAGCTGATCGGCCAGACATGAAATCAGTGGGAGAGCAGTTGTGGACAATAAGAGCAGACTATCTTAGAAGTGTCAAGAAAGGCTAG
- the LOC18771131 gene encoding putative chloride channel-like protein CLC-g, with the protein MSVNGNSNAFLNAEDPESITAPLISGQRSAPNSTSQVALVGANVCPIESLDYEILENEFFKQDWRSRGKMQVFQYIFMKWFLCFLVGLIVGLIGFCNNLAVENIAGIKFVITSNMMLKSRFLLAFIVFFFSNLALTLFASMITSFVAPVAAGSGIPEVKAYLNGVDAPGIFSIRTLFVKIVGSVSAVSSSLLIGKAGPMVHTGACVASLLSQGGSKKYGLTWKWFRYFKNDRDRRDLVTCGSAAGIAASFRSPVGGVLFAFEEMASWWRSALLWRAFFTTAVIAIVLRALIDVCLSGKCGLFGTGGLIMFDVYSASVSYHIADVPPVLLLGFVGGILGSLYNSLLTKVLRIYNLINERGVIYKILIACTISIFTSCLLFGLPWLASCRPCPADAAEACPTIGRSGNFKKFQCPPGHYNDLASLIFNTNDDAIRNLFSKNTDSEFHFASIIIFFVTCFFLSIFSYGVVAPAGLFVPVIVTGASYGRFVGMLVGSHSNLNHGLYAVLGAASLLGGTMRMTVSLCVIILELTNNLLLLPLIMVVLLVSKTTADAFNGNIYDLIMKAKGLPYLEAHVEPYMRQLTVADVVTGPLQLFYGIEKVGNIVHVLRTTGHNGFPVIDELPLSESPVLFGIVLRAHLIELLKKKAFVSTPVPTSTDSFKRFSSEDFAKRGSGNGDKIEDIKLNEEELEMFIDLHPFTNASPYTVVETMSLAKALILFREVGLRHLLVIPKISTRSPVVGILTRHDFMPEHILSLNPMLVNSRWKRLRFRLAPPAKLF; encoded by the exons ATGTCAGTTAACGGCAACAGCAACGCCTTTCTCAATGCAGAGGACCCGGAATCCATCACCGCCCCATTAATCTCGGGTCAACGATCAGCCCCGAACTCCACTTCGCAGGTTGCTCTGGTCGGCGCCAATGTCTGCCCCATCGAAAGCCTCGATTACGAGATTTTGGAGAACGAGTTCTTCAAGCAGGACTGGAGAAGCCGTGGGAAGATGCAAGTCTTTCAGTACATATTCATGAAGTGGTTCTTATGTTTTCTCGTTGGTCTCATCGTCGGCCTCATCGGTTTTTGCAACAACCTCGCCGTCGAAAACATCGCCGGCATTAAATTCGTCATCACCTCCAACATGATGTTGAAGAGCAG GTTTTTGCTGGCGTttattgtcttcttcttctccaatttGGCTCTCACTCTGTTTGCGTCTATGATCACTTCTTTTGTGGCGCCGGTTGCTGCGGGCTCCGGCATACCGGAGGTGAAGGCATACCTGAACGGCGTCGACGCGCCGGGAATATTTTCCATAAGAACTTTATTTGTTAAG ATTGTCGGTAGTGTTTCTGCGGTGTCATCATCTCTTCTTATTGGAAAGGCAGGGCCGATGGTGCATACTGGTGCCTGTGTTGCATCATTGTTGAGTCAGGGTGGATCAAAGAAGTATGGTTTGACCTGGAAATGGTTCCGGTATTTCAAGAATGATAGAGACCGTCGGGATCTCGTAACGTGTGGATCAGCTGCTGGGATTGCTGCATCTTTCCGTTCCCCTGTTGGTGGTGTGCTGTTTGCTTTTGAAGAGATGGCATCTTG GTGGAGAAGTGCCCTTCTGTGGAGAGCTTTCTTTACAACAGCTGTAATTGCAATTGTGCTCCGGGCTCTGATTGATGTTTGTTTAAGTGGCAAATGTGGGCTATTTGGTACAGGGGGGCTGATAATGTTTGATGTCTATTCAGCAAGTGTGTCATATCACATTGCAGATGTGCCTCCCGTGCTTCTCCTTGGGTTTGTAGGCGGCATATTGGGAAGCTTATATAATTCTCTATTAACAAAAGTTCTCCGAATATACAATCTCATCAATGA GAGAGGCGTCatttataaaatacttatagCTTGCACAATCTCCATATTCACATCTTGTCTTCTCTTTGGATTACCGTGGCTTGCATCTTGTCGACCTTGCCCAGCTGATGCAGCAGAAGCCTGCCCTACAATTGGACGGTCTGGTAACTTCAAGAAGTTCCAATGTCCTCCTGGTCACTATAATGACCTTGCCAGCCTCATATTTAACACGAACGATGATGCTATTAGAAACCTTTTCAGCAAGAACACTGATTCTGAGTTTCATTTTGCATCAATTATCATATTTTTCGTCACCTGTTTTTTCTTAAGTATCTTTAGCTACGGGGTTGTTGCTCCTGCTGGTCTTTTTGTACCTGTTATTGTGACTGGTGCATCTTATGGGCGTTTTGTTGGAATGTTAGTGGGTTCACACTCGAATCTCAATCATGGTCTCTATGCTGTGTTGGGTGCTGCTTCTCTTCTTGGTGGAACCATGAGGATGACTGTCTCTCTATGTGTAATTATTCTGGAATTAACCAATAATCTATTATTGCTACCATTGATAATGGTGGTTCTTCTTGTTTCCAAGACCACTGCTGATGCGTTCAATGGCAATATATATGATCTGATTATGAAAGCAAAGGGTCTTCCCTATCTGGAGGCTCATGTTGAACCATATATGAGGCAGCTGACAGTAGCTGACGTAGTAACAGGGCCACTACAACTATTTTATGGAATTGAGAAGGTTGGTAATATAGTACACGTTCTCAGAACTACAGGGCATAATGGGTTCCCTGTAATTGATGAGCTTCCGCTTTCTGAATCCCCTGTTTTGTTTGGTATTGTCCTCCGTGCCCATCTTATTGAATTGTTGAAGAAGAAAGCTTTCGTGTCCACCCCAGTGCCGACGAGCACCGATTCCTTTAAGCGGTTCTCATCAGAGGATTTTGCCAAGAGGGGTTCAGGCAATGGTGACAAGATAGAAGATATAAAATTGAATGAGGAGGAGTTGGAAATGTTCATAGACTTACATCCATTTACTAATGCTTCACCTTATACTGTTGTGGAGACAATGTCACTAGCAAAGGCTCTCATACTTTTCCGAGAAGTTGGCTTAAGGCACCTTCTAGTAATACCGAAGATTTCCACG AGATCTCCTGTTGTGGGTATATTGACAAGGCACGACTTCATGCCAGAACATATATTGAGCTTGAACCCTATGCTAGTAAATAGCAGGTGGAAAAGATTAAGATTCCGGCTGGCTCCTCCGGCCAAACTCTTTTAG
- the LOC18771287 gene encoding synaptotagmin-5, translating into MGFVFGLVLGILVGLAIIVVFVRLENHRSKLRSELATTVAAFARMTVEDSRKLLPSEYYPSWVVFSHRQKLKWLNLHLQKIWPYVNEAASELIKTSVEPILEQYRPMILSSLKFSKFTLGTVAPQFTGVSIIEDEGDGVTMELEMQWDGNPSIILAIKTLLGVSLPVQVKDIGFTGVFRLIFKPLVDEFPCFGAVCYSLREKKNLEFRLKVVGGDISTIPGIYDAIEGMIRDAIEDSIAWPVRKVVPILPGDYSDLELKPVGMLEVKLVQAKDLTNKDLIGKSDPYAVVYIRPLQDRMKKSKTINNDLNPIWNEHFEFIVEDASTQHLVVKVYDDEGVQSSELIGCAHVLLSELQPGKVKDVWLKLVKSLEVQRDNKNRGQVHLELLYCPFGMENGFVNPFTPNFSMTSLEKVLKSGMNGTEATETPKEATQKRKEVIIRGVLSVTIISAEDLPPVDLIGKADPYVVLTLKKSETKNKTRVVNDSLNPVWNQTFDFVVEDGLHDMLIIEVWDHDTFGKDYIGRCIMTLTRVILEGEYKDSLPLDGAKSGKLNVQLKWMPQPIYRDS; encoded by the exons atgggCTTCGTTTTCGGATTAGTGCTCGGAATTCTAGTGGGACTCGCAATTATCGTGGTGTTTGTCCGCTTGGAGAACCACCGATCCAAGCTCCGTTCCGAGCTCGCCACAACTGTAGCTGCTTTTGCTCGAATGACTGTCGAGGATTCTAGAAAGCTCTTACCTTCTGAGTATTACCCTTCTTGGGTCGTCTTCTCCCACAGACAGAAG ttaAAATGGCtcaatcttcatcttcaaaagATCTGGCCCTATGTTAATGAG GCAGCGTCTGAGCTGATAAAGACTTCAGTGGAGCCAATTCTGGAGCAGTATAGACCAATGATATTGTCCTCACtcaaattttccaagttcactCTTGGTACCGTGGCACCGCAGTTTACAG GGGTTTCTATAATTGAAGATGAAGGTGACGGTGTTACAATGGAGTTGGAAATGCAGTGGGATGGAAATCCAAGTATAATACTTGCTATCAAGACTTTACTTGGTGTAAGCCTACCTGTGCAG GTGAAAGATATTGGATTCACTGGGGTATTCAGGCTGATTTTCAAGCctttggttgatgagtttCCGTGCTTTGGAGCTGTTTGCTATTCATTGAGAGAAAAG aaAAATTTAGAGTTTAGGCTTAAAGTTGTGGGTGGCGACATATCTACAATACCTGGGATCTATGATGCAATTGAG GGGATGATACGGGATGCGATTGAGGATTCAATTGCATGGCCTGTTCGCAAAGTTGTTCCCATTTTGCCTGGGGATTATAG TGATCTGGAGTTAAAGCCAGTCGGAATGCTAGAGGTGAAACTTGTGCAGGCAAAGGATTTAACAAATAAAGACCTTATTGGAAAGTCAGATCCCTATGCTGTAGTATACATACGACCTTTACAGGAcagaatgaagaaaagcaaaactaTT AACAATGATTTGAATCCGATCTGGAATGAGCACTTTGAATTTATTGTTGAAGATGCATCCACTCAACATCTGGTGGTTAAAGTTTATGATGATGAGGGAGTTCAGTCATCTGAGCTCATTGGATGTGCTCATGTACTACTAAGTGAACTTCAGCCTGGTAAAGTGAAGGATGTGTGGTTGAAGCTGGTTAAAAGCTTGGAAGTCCAAAGAGATAATAAAAACCGCGGGCAG GTACATTTGGAGCTGTTATATTGTCCATTTGGCATGGAGAATGGCTTTGTCAACCCGTTTACTCCCAACTTCTCAATGACCTCTTTGGAAAAGGTACTTAAAAGTGGGATGAATGGAACAGAAGCTACTGAAACTCCAAAGGAAGCCACACAGAAGAGAAAGGAGGTCATAATTAGAGGTGTACTTTCTGTTACTATAATATCTGCTGAAGACTTGCCGCCAGTTGATCTGATAGGAAAAGCTGATCCTTATGTGGTACTGACCTTGAAGAAatcagaaacaaaaaacaaaactagg GTGGTTAATGACAGCTTGAATCCTGTTTGGAATCAAACTTTTGACTTTGTTGTTGAGGATGGATTGCATGACATGCTCATTATTGAAGTCTGGGACCATGATACTTTTGGGAAG GACTACATAGGCAGATGCATCATGACCCTCACTAGGGTTATATTAGAAGGGGAATACAAAGACTCTCTACCGCTAGATGGGGCCAAATCTGGGAAATTGAACGTGCAGCTTAAGTGGATGCCACAACCAATTTACCGTGATTCTTGA